In Chitinophaga oryzae, the sequence TTTATCTCGCTGGTGGAGAGGTTGATATAACTGTGTTGCTGAAATACCAGGAAGCTGGTTTTGCCCTGCTTTTCTCCTGTGATGGATTTAAGGAGGTCGAGCAGCCGGGTGTCTGCCTGTGCCGTGCGTTGAAAGAAACTGCTGAAATGTTCCACTTTGAGCAGGGCGTTTTCTATATCGGCTTTGGTAAAGGGCTTGAGGATATAGTCAATGCCATTGTTTTTAAAGGCTTGCGTGGTGTATTCGCTGTAAGCGGTACAGAAGATAACGGGAGCCTCTACCTGTACTGATTTGAAGATGTCGAAACAGGTGCCGTCGGTTAACTGTATGTCCATGAAGATCAGGTCAACAGGCTCTTTCCGGCCGAACCATGAAACCGCTTCTTCTACACTTTGGACCGTGCCTGCGATGATGGTGTCCGGCCTTACCGCCAGTAAATGCCGTGTCAGCGCGCTGGCCGTCTTCACCTCATCTTCTATGATCAGTATTTTCATATATCAGCGGTAGTTTAACGATAAAATGGCTTTCCGGTTTAATAACGGCCACTTCCTGTTGCGTGATGAAGCCATATCTCCCTTTGATGTTATCCAGCCCAACGCCGGCAGATTGTTCGTTTTCCCGGAATTGGTAATTGTTTTTAACAATCAGGTAATCATTCTCTGTGTAAATATCTATAAACAAAGGCTTCTTTTTAGTAAAAGCATTGTGTTTGATACAGTTTTCCACGAGCAGCTGCAGCGTGAAAGGAGGGATAAAACTGCGCATGGACTGCTCATCGATCTCCAGGCGGACCACAATACTATCCTCATAGCGTGAATGCAGCAAAAACAGGTAGGCTTCCAGTACTTCCGTTTCTTTGGAGAGCGGTATTACATCTTCTTTTGTGCTTTCAAGCGAGAAACGGTAGAAGTCTGATAGTTTAACGACAAAGTCGCCGGCATCTGTGTCCTGGATATCGATCATGGATTTTAGGGTGTTCAGGCTGTTGAACAGAAAATGCGGATCGATCTGCTGTTTTAGCAACTCGTACTGTGCGTGGATGTTCTCCGATTTTAATCTTTCCATCTGAAGTTTCACCTGTTGGGCGTCAGAATTCTGGTAAAGGAAAAAGACGACCATGGATATGGTGAGGTTGATGAGGATACCTCTGAACTGGTACATCATAAACATAGAGGAGAAGGAATAACGGGGGAACATCAGCTGGTGAAAAAGTACGAGAATAACCATGACCACCATGCCCAGCAGCAGGCTGAAGGCCAGTTTCCTGATGATCTTCGCTTTGGCCATGGAGACAATGGAGAACCTCGGTAAAGAAGACAGGTTGATATACCATACAAAAAGAGAGAATAAAAACGCGATAGACGCGTCTGCCGCAAGCTCCTTGAAAGTGATGTTCAACTGAAGGATTTTAGGTATCGACGCCAGTATCCCCATAAACAGGGAGCTTAGCCAGATGATACCGGACGGTACCCGGAAAATATGGTTGTTCCATCTCATTTTTGTGCCGGTGTTGGTGTTATAACGATGAAAGGTAATC encodes:
- a CDS encoding LytR/AlgR family response regulator transcription factor, translating into MKILIIEDEVKTASALTRHLLAVRPDTIIAGTVQSVEEAVSWFGRKEPVDLIFMDIQLTDGTCFDIFKSVQVEAPVIFCTAYSEYTTQAFKNNGIDYILKPFTKADIENALLKVEHFSSFFQRTAQADTRLLDLLKSITGEKQGKTSFLVFQQHSYINLSTSEIKYFYKSAAGVFAVTDENHEYPVKEPLDEIQRLLAPQDFYRINRQYIIAFKAVREVQHYFDRRLTVTLVIKTPEKLIVGREKATAFLQWLGDR
- a CDS encoding sensor histidine kinase — translated: MRWNNHIFRVPSGIIWLSSLFMGILASIPKILQLNITFKELAADASIAFLFSLFVWYINLSSLPRFSIVSMAKAKIIRKLAFSLLLGMVVMVILVLFHQLMFPRYSFSSMFMMYQFRGILINLTISMVVFFLYQNSDAQQVKLQMERLKSENIHAQYELLKQQIDPHFLFNSLNTLKSMIDIQDTDAGDFVVKLSDFYRFSLESTKEDVIPLSKETEVLEAYLFLLHSRYEDSIVVRLEIDEQSMRSFIPPFTLQLLVENCIKHNAFTKKKPLFIDIYTENDYLIVKNNYQFRENEQSAGVGLDNIKGRYGFITQQEVAVIKPESHFIVKLPLIYENTDHRR